One Microbacterium sp. No. 7 genomic window carries:
- a CDS encoding NUDIX hydrolase, which yields MSVIRVSAAVVTDDAGRALVVRKAGTSVFMQPGGKPEPGESAVEALVRELYEELGVEVPASAARPLGRFETDAANEPDHRVVADAFALRLDPAAIAPAAEIAEARWITRADTAHLPLAPLSRDLLLPLIWP from the coding sequence ATGAGCGTCATCCGCGTCAGCGCCGCCGTCGTCACCGACGACGCGGGTCGCGCCCTCGTCGTGCGCAAGGCGGGCACGAGCGTGTTCATGCAGCCGGGCGGCAAGCCCGAGCCCGGCGAGAGCGCGGTCGAGGCGCTCGTGCGCGAGCTGTACGAGGAGCTGGGCGTCGAGGTCCCGGCATCCGCGGCGCGGCCGCTCGGCCGCTTCGAGACGGATGCCGCGAACGAGCCCGACCACCGCGTCGTCGCCGACGCCTTCGCGCTGCGCCTCGACCCCGCCGCGATCGCTCCGGCCGCGGAGATCGCCGAGGCCCGCTGGATCACCCGCGCAGACACCGCGCACCTGCCGCTCGCACCCCTCAGCCGCGACCTGCTCCTCCCCCTGATCTGGCCCTGA
- a CDS encoding ABC transporter substrate-binding protein encodes MTRPFTRTLRTLAVAGALALVTVGCSPAGGGGTSSASGPPADARDTLRVATTTEVVNWVPLTSSSTSDLWVMLQLHPTLVVPQAGGGSIPHVAESISVNDAGDQITITVDPDFSWSDGTPITADDIAFTFDRLRDDKLARGALYIGNYDHAEVISPTEVVIHGKVGSYAWYQDAVQTFAVLPKHVFEDVDDISQYSIESHPEAWVSGGAFVLDEIAAGQRYRLVRNEHYPMFADDSTLENVEFQIYRDINTAQLALRNDDIDLMATTLPSSAITALSGEPDVSILEVSDALNMTKLTFNASRPPFDRPEVRQAVSGLIDSAQFVDTVLQGHGQITLGPVPPGQEEFQPDIEPHTSTPDEVRAVLAEAGHPDPTFRLVCDQGNASHARSAEIVRDLLAQAGITVNVACMERATSQTAGREGDFDLYIHLLNHNYAPGTMLWMQFDPSNPVAVNQTFHDDADTVAALAAAREATEHDQYVAAVKAAAKLAHEKAYTVPLFISSIANAYNNRHFEGYLTGPTEQYGVLSPYSLAQVVPAGGAE; translated from the coding sequence ATGACGCGTCCCTTCACCCGGACCCTTCGCACGCTGGCCGTCGCCGGCGCCCTGGCGCTCGTGACGGTCGGCTGCAGCCCCGCGGGCGGCGGCGGGACGTCGTCGGCCTCGGGACCGCCCGCCGACGCTCGTGACACGCTGCGCGTCGCGACGACGACGGAGGTCGTGAACTGGGTGCCGCTCACCTCGTCGAGCACGAGCGATCTGTGGGTCATGCTGCAGCTGCATCCCACGCTCGTCGTTCCGCAGGCCGGCGGCGGGTCGATCCCGCACGTGGCCGAGTCGATCTCGGTCAACGACGCCGGCGACCAGATCACCATCACGGTCGACCCCGACTTCTCCTGGAGCGACGGCACGCCCATCACGGCCGACGACATCGCGTTCACGTTCGATCGGCTGCGCGACGACAAGCTCGCCCGCGGAGCCCTCTACATCGGCAACTACGACCACGCCGAGGTGATCAGCCCCACCGAGGTCGTCATCCACGGCAAGGTCGGCTCGTACGCCTGGTACCAGGATGCCGTGCAGACGTTCGCCGTGCTGCCCAAGCACGTCTTCGAGGACGTCGACGACATCTCGCAGTACAGCATCGAGAGCCACCCCGAGGCCTGGGTCAGCGGCGGCGCGTTCGTACTCGACGAGATCGCCGCGGGTCAGCGCTACCGCCTCGTGCGCAACGAGCACTACCCGATGTTCGCCGACGACAGCACGCTCGAGAACGTCGAGTTCCAGATCTACCGCGACATCAACACGGCCCAGCTCGCGCTGCGCAACGACGACATCGACCTGATGGCCACGACCCTTCCGTCGTCGGCGATCACCGCGCTGTCGGGCGAGCCCGACGTATCAATCCTGGAGGTCTCCGACGCCCTCAACATGACCAAGCTGACGTTCAACGCCTCGCGTCCGCCGTTCGACCGCCCGGAGGTGCGCCAGGCCGTCTCGGGGCTCATCGACTCGGCGCAGTTCGTCGACACCGTGCTGCAGGGGCACGGGCAGATCACGCTCGGACCCGTCCCGCCCGGGCAGGAGGAGTTCCAGCCCGACATCGAGCCCCACACCAGCACGCCCGACGAGGTCAGGGCCGTGCTCGCCGAGGCCGGCCACCCCGACCCCACGTTCCGCCTCGTGTGCGACCAGGGCAACGCCTCGCACGCCCGCAGCGCGGAGATCGTGCGAGACCTGCTGGCGCAGGCCGGCATCACGGTGAACGTGGCGTGCATGGAGCGCGCGACGTCGCAGACGGCGGGCCGCGAGGGCGACTTCGACCTGTACATCCACCTGCTCAACCACAACTACGCGCCCGGCACGATGCTGTGGATGCAGTTCGACCCGTCGAACCCCGTCGCGGTCAACCAGACGTTCCACGACGACGCCGACACCGTCGCGGCGCTCGCCGCCGCGCGCGAGGCGACCGAGCACGACCAGTACGTCGCGGCGGTGAAGGCGGCCGCGAAGCTCGCGCACGAGAAGGCCTACACCGTGCCGCTGTTCATCTCGTCGATCGCGAACGCCTACAACAACCGCCACTTCGAGGGCTACCTGACGGGGCCGACGGAGCAGTACGGCGTGCTGTCGCCCTACTCGCTCGCGCAGGTCGTGCCGGCAGGGGGCGCGGAATGA
- a CDS encoding M20 metallopeptidase family protein has protein sequence MREDAAALQPALELLRQELHRTPEIGLDLPLTQAIVLRELEGLGLEVCTGVETTSVTAVLRGGRRDAAEPRTVLLRGDMDALPIVEETGLPFAADNGAMHACGHDIHTAALVGAARLLAARRDELHGDVVFMFQPGEEGYDGAGVMIREGVLDAAGRRADAAYAMHVMAWQLPLGVFSCRPGTTSSSSSTLTVRVLGQGGHGSRPYRAKDPITAAAHMIVALQTTVTRHFDIWDPVVLTVGQIHGGTKDNVIPPHVDFQATVRTHSTAALDKLDRLVHACLTGTAAAHEVEVDIDFDRRYPVSYNEPDEAAFSADVVRDVLGDDAFQTLPNPSAGSEDFSRVLAEVPGCYLFYGGLLPGRDPETVPMNHSPFADFDPSVLSRAALVYAELAARRLRRFAEEG, from the coding sequence ATGCGAGAGGATGCGGCGGCGCTGCAGCCCGCGCTCGAGCTGCTCCGCCAGGAGCTGCACCGCACGCCCGAGATCGGCCTCGACCTGCCGCTCACGCAGGCGATCGTGCTGCGCGAGCTCGAGGGCCTCGGCCTGGAGGTCTGCACGGGCGTCGAGACGACGTCGGTCACCGCCGTGCTGCGCGGTGGGCGGCGCGACGCCGCGGAGCCGCGGACGGTGCTGCTGCGCGGCGACATGGACGCCCTGCCGATCGTCGAGGAGACGGGCCTGCCGTTCGCGGCCGACAACGGCGCGATGCACGCGTGCGGTCACGACATCCACACGGCGGCGCTCGTCGGCGCCGCACGGCTGCTGGCGGCCCGCCGCGACGAGCTGCACGGCGACGTCGTGTTCATGTTCCAGCCCGGCGAGGAGGGGTACGACGGCGCGGGCGTGATGATCCGCGAGGGCGTGCTCGACGCGGCCGGCCGGCGCGCGGACGCCGCCTACGCGATGCACGTCATGGCGTGGCAGCTGCCGCTGGGCGTGTTCTCGTGCCGTCCCGGCACGACCTCGTCGTCGTCGAGCACCCTCACGGTGCGGGTGCTCGGCCAGGGCGGCCACGGCTCGCGCCCGTACCGTGCGAAGGACCCGATCACGGCGGCCGCGCACATGATCGTCGCGCTGCAGACGACCGTCACCCGGCACTTCGACATCTGGGACCCCGTCGTGCTCACGGTCGGCCAGATCCACGGCGGCACGAAGGACAACGTCATCCCGCCGCACGTCGACTTCCAGGCGACGGTGCGCACGCACAGCACGGCCGCGCTCGACAAGCTCGACCGGCTCGTGCACGCGTGCCTCACCGGCACGGCCGCGGCGCACGAGGTCGAGGTCGACATCGACTTCGACCGGCGCTATCCCGTCAGCTACAACGAGCCCGACGAGGCGGCGTTCAGCGCCGACGTCGTGCGCGACGTGCTCGGCGACGACGCGTTCCAGACGCTGCCGAACCCCTCGGCGGGCTCGGAGGACTTCTCGCGCGTGCTCGCCGAGGTGCCCGGCTGCTATCTCTTCTACGGCGGCCTGCTGCCCGGACGCGACCCCGAGACGGTGCCCATGAACCATTCGCCGTTCGCCGACTTCGACCCGTCGGTGCTGTCGCGCGCCGCACTCGTGTACGCGGAGCTCGCGGCGCGGCGGCTGCGGAGATTCGCGGAGGAGGGCTGA
- the nagB gene encoding glucosamine-6-phosphate deaminase: MAEVIIVPTSDEAGALVADEIVRLIAARPDAVLGLATGSTPLPVYQALRSRVGGVDVSRVRGFALDEYVGIDPAHPQSYRSVITREVVEPLGLDPALIRTPNGALETIEHAGDDYEHAIAAAGGVDLQILGIGTSGHIGFNEPGSSFASRTRVKTLIEQTRQDNARFFDSIDDVPLHCITQGLGTILDARHLFLLAFGENKAAAIAGAVEGPVTASLPGSAIQLHPHVTVVVDEAAASQLQHADYYRYVLAHKPAWQGL; encoded by the coding sequence ATGGCTGAGGTCATCATCGTCCCGACGTCCGACGAGGCCGGCGCGCTCGTCGCCGACGAGATCGTGCGTCTCATCGCCGCACGGCCCGACGCGGTGCTGGGGCTCGCGACGGGCTCGACGCCGCTGCCCGTCTACCAGGCGCTGCGCTCGCGGGTCGGGGGCGTCGACGTGTCGCGCGTGCGGGGCTTCGCGCTCGACGAGTACGTGGGCATCGACCCCGCGCACCCGCAGAGCTACCGCTCGGTGATCACCCGCGAGGTCGTCGAGCCGCTGGGGCTCGACCCCGCGCTCATCCGCACGCCGAACGGCGCGCTGGAGACGATCGAGCACGCGGGCGACGACTACGAGCACGCCATCGCCGCGGCCGGGGGCGTCGACCTGCAGATCCTCGGCATCGGCACGTCGGGGCACATCGGGTTCAACGAGCCGGGCTCGTCGTTCGCGTCGCGCACGCGCGTGAAGACGCTCATCGAGCAGACCCGTCAGGACAACGCGCGGTTCTTCGACTCGATCGACGACGTGCCGCTGCACTGCATCACGCAGGGTCTCGGCACGATCCTCGACGCGCGGCACCTCTTCCTGCTCGCGTTCGGCGAGAACAAGGCCGCGGCGATCGCCGGCGCCGTCGAGGGACCCGTCACCGCGTCGCTGCCGGGCTCCGCGATCCAGCTGCACCCGCACGTGACGGTCGTCGTCGACGAGGCCGCCGCGTCGCAGCTGCAGCACGCCGACTACTACCGCTACGTCCTCGCCCACAAGCCCGCCTGGCAGGGCCTGTAG
- a CDS encoding FAD-binding oxidoreductase — translation MTDAAVAGTPATDVLAALRARLGPRVDTSPHALDEARADKSGHASAGRPLAVVHAESVADVQITLRLAHETGTPVVTRGAGTGLAGGANAGPGEIALSVRRMDRVLEVRADDLLAVVEPGILNADLDARLAPHGVWWAPDPASRAISTVGGNIATDAGGLLCAKYGVVRDAVLGVDLVLADGELLRLGHRTVKGVTGLDLTSLVIGSEGTLGVVVGATLKLRRLVPGRPRTIAATFADVRTAALAASAVTAAGWQPAIMELLDAASLAAIHDLLGLAAPSPGAAQLTVQTDGPGAAGEAEAIAGVLRDAGGVVRVAADEAESELLLTVRRSMHPAMERLGTTLIEDVSVPRSAMPAMFDEIARIEAAYGLRIPTVCHAGDGNLHPNFVFDGPDVPPVVWDAADDLFRSALRLGGTLTGEHGIGVLKRRWLRDELGDAQWELQRRVKAAFDPTGILNPGKVFAP, via the coding sequence ATGACCGACGCGGCCGTCGCCGGCACGCCCGCGACCGACGTGCTCGCAGCGCTGCGCGCGCGGCTCGGCCCGCGCGTCGACACGTCCCCGCACGCTCTCGACGAGGCGCGGGCCGACAAGTCGGGGCACGCGTCGGCGGGCCGTCCGCTCGCCGTCGTGCACGCCGAGTCGGTCGCCGACGTGCAGATCACGCTGCGCCTCGCCCACGAGACGGGCACGCCCGTCGTCACCCGCGGCGCCGGCACCGGTCTCGCGGGCGGCGCGAACGCCGGCCCCGGCGAGATCGCCCTGTCGGTGCGGCGCATGGACCGCGTGCTCGAGGTGCGCGCCGACGACCTGCTCGCGGTCGTCGAGCCCGGCATCCTCAACGCCGACCTCGACGCGCGGCTCGCGCCGCACGGCGTGTGGTGGGCGCCCGACCCCGCGAGCCGCGCGATCTCCACGGTCGGCGGCAACATCGCGACGGACGCGGGCGGCCTGCTGTGCGCGAAGTACGGGGTCGTGCGCGATGCCGTGCTCGGCGTCGACCTCGTGCTCGCCGACGGCGAGCTGCTGCGGCTCGGCCACCGCACGGTCAAGGGCGTCACGGGCCTCGACCTGACCTCGCTCGTGATCGGCTCGGAGGGCACCCTCGGCGTCGTCGTCGGCGCGACGCTCAAGCTGCGGCGCCTCGTGCCGGGCCGCCCGCGCACGATCGCCGCGACCTTCGCCGACGTGCGCACGGCGGCGCTCGCGGCGTCCGCCGTGACGGCGGCGGGATGGCAGCCGGCGATCATGGAGCTGCTCGACGCCGCGAGCCTCGCCGCGATCCACGATCTGCTGGGGCTCGCGGCGCCCTCGCCCGGTGCGGCACAGCTCACGGTGCAGACCGACGGGCCGGGCGCCGCCGGCGAGGCCGAGGCGATCGCGGGGGTGCTGCGGGACGCGGGCGGCGTCGTGCGAGTCGCGGCCGACGAGGCCGAGAGCGAGCTGCTGCTCACGGTGCGCCGCTCGATGCACCCCGCGATGGAGCGGCTCGGCACGACGCTCATCGAGGACGTGTCGGTGCCGCGCAGCGCGATGCCCGCGATGTTCGACGAGATCGCCCGCATCGAGGCGGCCTACGGCCTGCGCATCCCGACCGTGTGCCACGCGGGCGATGGCAACCTGCATCCGAACTTCGTCTTCGACGGCCCCGACGTGCCGCCGGTCGTCTGGGATGCCGCCGACGACCTGTTCCGCTCCGCGCTGCGCCTCGGCGGGACCCTCACGGGCGAGCACGGCATCGGCGTGCTCAAGCGCCGCTGGCTGCGCGACGAGCTCGGCGACGCGCAGTGGGAGCTGCAGCGCCGCGTCAAGGCCGCGTTCGACCCGACCGGCATCCTCAATCCCGGAAAGGTGTTCGCGCCATGA
- a CDS encoding Lrp/AsnC family transcriptional regulator gives MRDAYDEVDLRIIHALQIAPRAAWRQLAGPLGLSAATLARRWQHIVGNGDAWVSAYPSPRRVGGAAFVEITCEAGAVDDVAASISRLPLFPAAWEMSGGRDILATARATSVLELHACVRGLRATPGVRGVQSHVATRTFASAQRWRLDALDARQSRAVRALAPSPSLQPAGELDRLDQRLMVALSLDGRAPAADLARDLGVSINTVRRRMHRLIDSGELEVRCDVSRVIAGREVLAMFWLRVPPDALVETARALAGAPSIRRLSSVTGTHNLMLMAWLRHTADLPDYEALLTRMAPHTSVGERAISIRTIKHAGRVLDDDGRVREIVPLDFWQSAP, from the coding sequence GTGAGGGATGCGTACGACGAGGTCGACCTGAGGATCATCCATGCCCTCCAGATCGCGCCCCGCGCCGCGTGGCGTCAGCTGGCCGGTCCCCTCGGCCTGAGCGCGGCGACCCTCGCGCGCCGCTGGCAGCACATCGTCGGCAACGGCGACGCGTGGGTCTCGGCGTATCCGAGCCCCCGCCGCGTCGGCGGAGCGGCCTTCGTCGAGATCACGTGCGAGGCCGGTGCGGTCGACGACGTCGCGGCGTCGATCTCGAGGCTGCCGCTCTTCCCGGCGGCGTGGGAGATGTCGGGCGGGCGCGACATCCTCGCCACCGCCCGCGCGACCTCGGTGCTCGAGCTGCACGCGTGCGTGCGCGGGCTGCGCGCGACGCCGGGCGTGCGCGGCGTGCAGTCGCACGTGGCGACCCGCACGTTCGCGAGCGCGCAGCGCTGGCGGCTCGACGCGCTCGACGCGCGGCAGAGCCGGGCCGTGCGCGCGCTCGCCCCCTCGCCGAGCCTGCAGCCGGCGGGCGAGCTCGATCGCCTCGACCAGCGCCTGATGGTCGCGCTCAGCCTCGACGGCCGCGCGCCCGCCGCCGACCTCGCGCGCGACCTGGGCGTGAGCATCAACACGGTGCGCCGGCGGATGCATCGCCTCATCGACAGCGGCGAGCTCGAGGTGCGCTGCGACGTGAGCCGCGTCATCGCCGGCCGCGAGGTGCTCGCGATGTTCTGGCTGCGCGTGCCGCCCGACGCCCTGGTCGAGACGGCCCGCGCGCTCGCGGGCGCGCCCTCGATCCGCCGCCTGTCGTCGGTCACCGGCACGCACAACCTCATGCTCATGGCGTGGCTGCGCCACACCGCCGACCTGCCCGACTACGAGGCGCTGCTCACGCGCATGGCGCCGCACACGAGCGTGGGCGAGCGCGCCATCTCGATCCGCACCATCAAGCACGCCGGCCGCGTGCTCGACGACGACGGGCGCGTGCGCGAGATCGTGCCGCTCGACTTCTGGCAGTCGGCGCCCTGA
- a CDS encoding sigma-70 family RNA polymerase sigma factor, with translation MDNDSDPTDVTALSDADLVLRSRAGDRGAFGELWRRHYRAGVTVASSLTQTFDADDLVQEAYARIFAAIRRGGGPTGSFRAYLFTSIRNTAAGWGRSRRETAIDELEHVEDPAASEHATDEALDRSITHQAFRSLPARWQEVLWYTEIEQMKPAEISPLLGMKPGAVSQLAVRAREGLREAWIQAHLRALDDDSPCQWTTERLGAYARRSLGMRDRRKVDDHLADCARCAIVASEAVDVSQRLALVLLPATIGVGAATAYLATIQGGGVPLVALAAGAAPALPDAVVPPLADVVDSVGAAGAAAVGAVGAAGAAGGGLLGSAGAMIGLTAAGLVVAGAAVATTIAVTAPGNPPSDSIANAAAPFGEGIDVEVSTPAGGSSITPSDLPVLPDPPPRDAPPARPSPTPSPGLSPTPVPSPTLTPQPTPAPTVTPRPEFVPEPTPEPAPEATPEPTPEPTPEPEATPEPTPEPAPEEPETPQVRPDPTPTPEPTPEPTPEPTPVPTPEPTPVPTPEPTPVPTPEPTPVPTPEPTPVPTPEPTPVPTPEPTPVPTPEPTPVPTLTPEPTLAPEPTPTPEPTLTPEPTLTPEPTPTPEPTLTPEPTLTPEPTLTPEPTPTPEPSPEPTLTPEPTPTLTPEPTPTLTPEPTLTPEPTPTLTPEPTPTPTPEPTPTPEPTPTPTPEPTPTPEPTPTPTPEPTPEPTPEPTPEPTPEPTPTPTPPATLPEGSPTVESSTASGILLYTADLVIAGEPGATVVVSIQGSEKARVTLDETGHGTVTVSSNALQVALGYDLELRYVTDDEVGPATTIPLKDVL, from the coding sequence ATGGACAACGACAGCGACCCGACGGACGTCACCGCGCTCAGTGACGCCGACCTCGTGCTGCGCTCGCGCGCGGGCGATCGGGGCGCCTTCGGCGAGCTCTGGAGACGTCACTACCGGGCGGGCGTGACCGTCGCCTCCTCCCTGACGCAGACGTTCGACGCCGATGACCTGGTGCAGGAGGCCTACGCGCGCATCTTCGCGGCGATCCGCCGCGGCGGCGGCCCCACGGGATCGTTCCGCGCCTATCTCTTCACGAGCATCCGCAACACCGCCGCGGGCTGGGGCCGTTCGCGCCGCGAGACCGCGATCGACGAGCTCGAGCACGTCGAGGACCCGGCGGCCTCGGAGCACGCGACCGACGAGGCGCTCGACCGCAGCATCACGCACCAGGCGTTCCGCAGCCTGCCCGCGCGCTGGCAGGAGGTGCTCTGGTACACCGAGATCGAGCAGATGAAGCCCGCCGAGATCTCGCCGCTGCTCGGGATGAAGCCGGGCGCCGTGTCGCAGCTCGCCGTCCGCGCGCGCGAGGGGTTGCGCGAGGCGTGGATCCAGGCGCATCTGCGCGCGCTCGACGACGACTCGCCGTGCCAGTGGACCACCGAGCGGCTCGGCGCCTATGCGCGCCGTTCGCTCGGGATGCGCGACCGGCGCAAGGTCGACGACCATCTCGCCGACTGCGCGCGCTGCGCGATCGTCGCCTCGGAGGCGGTCGACGTCTCGCAGCGCCTCGCTCTGGTGCTGCTGCCCGCCACGATCGGCGTGGGCGCCGCGACGGCGTACCTCGCGACGATCCAGGGCGGCGGCGTCCCCCTCGTGGCCCTGGCGGCCGGAGCCGCCCCCGCACTGCCGGATGCCGTCGTGCCGCCGCTCGCCGACGTCGTCGACTCCGTGGGCGCCGCCGGCGCAGCGGCTGTCGGCGCGGTCGGGGCCGCGGGAGCGGCCGGCGGCGGACTGCTCGGCAGCGCGGGTGCGATGATCGGGCTCACCGCGGCCGGGCTCGTCGTCGCCGGGGCCGCCGTCGCCACGACCATCGCCGTCACCGCACCGGGCAACCCGCCCTCGGACAGCATCGCGAACGCGGCCGCGCCGTTCGGCGAGGGGATCGACGTCGAGGTGTCGACCCCCGCGGGCGGCTCCTCGATCACGCCCTCCGACCTGCCCGTGCTGCCCGATCCGCCGCCGCGCGACGCGCCGCCCGCGCGGCCCTCGCCCACGCCGTCACCGGGACTCTCGCCGACGCCGGTTCCGAGCCCCACGCTCACGCCGCAGCCGACGCCGGCGCCGACCGTCACGCCGCGGCCCGAGTTCGTGCCGGAGCCGACGCCCGAACCGGCCCCGGAGGCGACGCCCGAGCCCACCCCGGAGCCCACGCCCGAGCCCGAGGCGACCCCGGAGCCCACGCCGGAACCGGCGCCCGAGGAGCCGGAGACGCCGCAGGTCCGGCCCGACCCGACGCCGACGCCCGAGCCGACCCCGGAACCCACGCCAGAGCCGACGCCCGTTCCGACGCCGGAGCCCACGCCCGTTCCGACGCCGGAGCCCACGCCCGTTCCGACACCGGAGCCCACGCCCGTTCCGACACCGGAGCCCACGCCCGTTCCGACACCGGAGCCCACGCCCGTTCCGACACCGGAACCGACACCCGTCCCGACGCCGGAACCCACTCCTGTCCCGACGCTGACGCCGGAACCCACGCTCGCGCCTGAGCCGACGCCCACGCCGGAACCCACGCTCACGCCCGAGCCCACGCTCACGCCCGAGCCGACGCCCACGCCGGAACCCACGCTCACGCCCGAACCCACACTCACGCCCGAACCCACACTCACGCCCGAGCCGACGCCCACGCCCGAACCGAGCCCGGAACCCACGCTCACGCCGGAGCCCACTCCCACGCTCACACCGGAACCGACACCGACGCTCACACCGGAGCCCACGCTCACACCCGAGCCGACACCGACGCTGACGCCCGAGCCGACCCCCACCCCGACACCGGAGCCCACCCCGACGCCGGAACCGACCCCCACCCCGACACCGGAGCCCACCCCGACGCCGGAACCGACCCCCACCCCGACACCGGAGCCCACCCCGGAGCCGACGCCCGAGCCCACCCCGGAGCCGACACCGGAGCCGACCCCGACGCCTACGCCGCCCGCGACGCTTCCCGAGGGCTCGCCGACGGTCGAGTCGTCGACGGCATCCGGCATCCTGCTCTACACCGCCGATCTCGTGATCGCGGGTGAGCCGGGTGCGACGGTTGTCGTGTCGATCCAGGGCAGCGAGAAGGCGCGCGTCACGCTCGACGAGACGGGCCACGGCACCGTGACGGTCTCGTCGAACGCGCTCCAGGTCGCGCTCGGCTACGACCTCGAGCTGCGCTACGTGACCGACGACGAGGTCGGACCGGCGACGACCATCCCCCTGAAGGACGTGCTCTGA
- a CDS encoding YrdB family protein: protein MADSPAVRPEAPEQPPAAGTRPAISALDVVALLCELVAFGTLAFWGFATWPMPWSLVIGIGAPVLAILLWALFVSPRAVVRVHPFVRALVELLVYASATLAWWDMGQAWVGVAFAVVAVTAGVLSGRRRLS from the coding sequence ATGGCCGATTCGCCCGCTGTCCGTCCCGAGGCACCCGAGCAGCCGCCCGCGGCGGGGACCCGCCCGGCGATCTCCGCCCTCGACGTCGTCGCGCTCCTGTGCGAGCTCGTCGCCTTCGGCACCCTCGCCTTCTGGGGCTTCGCCACCTGGCCGATGCCGTGGAGCCTCGTGATCGGCATCGGCGCGCCCGTCCTGGCGATCCTGCTCTGGGCCCTGTTCGTCTCGCCGCGCGCCGTCGTGCGCGTGCATCCGTTCGTGCGCGCGCTCGTCGAGCTGCTCGTCTACGCATCGGCGACGCTCGCCTGGTGGGACATGGGGCAGGCGTGGGTCGGCGTGGCCTTCGCGGTCGTCGCCGTGACCGCCGGGGTCCTCTCCGGACGTCGCCGGCTGTCGTGA
- a CDS encoding ROK family protein: MHLGFDVGGTKTDAVAALPSGEIVARARRATGWGADAVVATIVALSAELATAAGCRVDEVSSVGVGMPGQVAPGSAVVTHAVNLGVDRLDVAAALAAHVPAPVRAENDVKAAAVGAAALRTRGRAGGGTDAAGFAGGADAAVDAGGEDAADVAVHAAGRATMAYLNLGTGIAAGIVRDGALWRGAHGTAGEVGHISVDPGGPECRCGQRGCIEAFAGGGAVARRWGRSGALPVRDVFDAADAGDAAAVALRDDVAYGVAAAVRVLVLTLDADEVVIGGGLTALGDRMLGRVVDQLSAADAASPFLRSLRLADRIHLLPPGSPAAALGAALIGARHQEVLVHG; the protein is encoded by the coding sequence ATGCACCTCGGATTCGACGTCGGCGGAACCAAGACCGACGCGGTGGCCGCCCTGCCCTCGGGCGAGATCGTCGCCCGCGCCCGACGGGCGACCGGCTGGGGAGCGGATGCCGTCGTCGCGACGATCGTCGCGCTGTCGGCGGAGCTCGCGACGGCCGCCGGATGCCGCGTGGACGAGGTCTCGTCGGTCGGCGTCGGCATGCCCGGCCAGGTCGCCCCGGGGTCGGCGGTCGTCACGCACGCCGTGAACCTGGGCGTCGACCGGCTCGACGTCGCCGCCGCGCTGGCGGCGCACGTGCCGGCCCCGGTGCGCGCGGAGAACGATGTGAAGGCGGCGGCGGTGGGCGCCGCGGCGCTGCGGACGCGGGGCCGCGCGGGCGGCGGCACGGACGCCGCGGGCTTCGCGGGCGGCGCGGATGCCGCGGTCGATGCGGGCGGCGAGGATGCCGCGGATGTCGCGGTCCATGCGGCCGGCCGCGCGACGATGGCGTATCTCAACCTCGGCACGGGCATCGCGGCGGGCATCGTGCGTGACGGCGCGCTCTGGCGCGGGGCGCACGGCACGGCGGGCGAGGTCGGCCACATCTCGGTGGACCCCGGCGGTCCCGAGTGCCGGTGCGGCCAGCGGGGCTGCATCGAGGCGTTCGCCGGCGGCGGGGCGGTCGCCCGGCGCTGGGGGCGCAGCGGTGCGCTGCCCGTGCGCGACGTGTTCGACGCCGCCGACGCGGGCGACGCGGCCGCCGTCGCGCTGCGCGACGACGTCGCCTACGGCGTCGCGGCGGCCGTGCGCGTGCTCGTGCTGACGCTCGACGCCGACGAGGTCGTGATCGGGGGAGGACTCACGGCCCTCGGTGACCGTATGCTGGGCCGCGTGGTGGACCAGCTGAGCGCCGCGGACGCGGCATCCCCGTTCCTGCGGTCGCTGCGGCTGGCCGATCGCATCCACCTGCTGCCGCCGGGCTCGCCGGCGGCAGCGCTCGGAGCGGCGCTCATCGGCGCCCGACACCAGGAGGTCCTCGTTCATGGCTGA